One Bradyrhizobium sp. ISRA464 genomic window carries:
- a CDS encoding ABC transporter ATP-binding protein — protein MGQITLQGVQKSFGPVHIIKGADLDIADGSFVVFVGPSGCGKTTLLRLIAGLEDVTGGAILIDGRNVVNVPPAKRGLSMVFQSYALYPHMSVRGNIAFGLKMAGAAKDEINRKVEAAAATLNLTPYLDRKPRELSGGQRQRVAIGRAIVREPKAFLFDEPLSNLDAALRVQMRLEVTRLQKQLGTTAIYVTHDQVEAMTMADKIVVLNGGKIEQYGSPLELYEKPANLFVAGFIGSPKMNFITGEPAKQQGAATIGVRPEHLKVERNGQGWQGTVAVAEHLGSDTFLYVDAGPLGTLTARYIGELGLSPGDHVSLIPDQARIHRFDDSGKAIRA, from the coding sequence ATGGGTCAGATTACGCTGCAGGGTGTGCAAAAATCGTTCGGGCCGGTCCACATCATCAAGGGCGCCGACCTCGATATCGCCGATGGCTCGTTCGTCGTCTTCGTCGGTCCCTCCGGCTGCGGCAAGACCACGCTGCTGCGGTTGATCGCGGGGCTCGAGGACGTCACCGGCGGCGCCATCCTGATCGACGGGCGTAACGTCGTCAACGTGCCGCCGGCCAAGCGCGGGCTGTCGATGGTGTTCCAGTCCTATGCGCTCTATCCGCATATGAGCGTGCGCGGCAACATCGCCTTTGGGCTGAAAATGGCGGGCGCCGCGAAAGATGAGATCAACCGCAAGGTCGAGGCGGCCGCAGCCACGCTCAATCTCACGCCCTATCTCGACCGCAAGCCGCGCGAACTGTCCGGCGGCCAGCGCCAGCGCGTCGCGATCGGGCGGGCCATCGTGCGCGAGCCGAAGGCGTTCCTGTTCGACGAGCCGCTGTCGAACCTCGACGCCGCGCTGCGCGTGCAGATGCGGCTCGAGGTGACGCGGCTGCAGAAGCAGCTCGGCACCACGGCGATCTACGTCACCCACGATCAGGTCGAGGCCATGACCATGGCCGACAAGATCGTCGTGCTGAACGGCGGCAAGATCGAGCAATATGGCTCGCCGCTCGAGCTTTATGAAAAGCCCGCGAACCTGTTCGTCGCGGGCTTCATCGGCTCGCCGAAGATGAATTTCATCACCGGCGAACCCGCGAAACAGCAGGGTGCCGCCACCATCGGCGTCCGGCCCGAGCATCTGAAGGTCGAGCGCAACGGGCAGGGCTGGCAGGGCACGGTGGCTGTCGCCGAGCATCTCGGCAGCGACACCTTCCTCTATGTCGATGCCGGGCCGCTCGGGACGCTGACCGCGCGTTATATCGGCGAGCTGGGCTTGAGCCCCGGCGACCACGTGTCGCTGATCCCCGACCAGGCCCGCATCCATCGTTTCGACGACAGCGGAAAGGCGATCCGCGCGTAA
- a CDS encoding sugar ABC transporter permease, translating into MATQQTQLLARTLLSPAVALLFIWMIVPLALTIYFATLHYNLLDPGSEEFVGLDNFRYFLTDPAFLASLRNTLVLVGSVLAITILLGVPLALLLDQQVVGLSIVRLMVIAPFFVMPTVSALVWKNLLMHPVSGLFAWIAQLFGMAPIDWFNDAPLFSVILIISWQWLPFATLILLTALQSLDEEQKEAAEMDGASAISTFIYITLPHLARPITVVILIETIFLLTVFAEIFVTTGGGPGLQTTNIAFLIYSQALIQYDVGSASAGGLVAVVLANIVAFFLVRIVGRNLEA; encoded by the coding sequence ATGGCGACCCAGCAGACCCAGCTGCTCGCGCGTACACTGCTCAGTCCCGCCGTGGCGCTGCTGTTCATCTGGATGATCGTGCCGCTTGCGCTCACGATCTATTTCGCGACGCTGCACTACAATCTGCTCGATCCCGGCTCCGAGGAATTCGTCGGGCTGGACAACTTCCGCTACTTCCTCACCGATCCGGCCTTCCTCGCCTCGTTGCGGAATACGCTGGTGCTGGTCGGATCGGTGCTCGCGATTACGATTTTGCTCGGCGTGCCGCTGGCGCTCCTGCTCGATCAGCAGGTGGTCGGGCTCTCGATCGTCCGCCTGATGGTGATCGCGCCGTTCTTCGTGATGCCGACGGTAAGCGCGCTGGTGTGGAAGAACCTGCTGATGCATCCGGTGTCGGGCCTGTTCGCCTGGATCGCCCAGCTGTTCGGGATGGCTCCGATCGACTGGTTCAACGACGCACCGCTGTTCTCGGTGATCCTGATCATCTCCTGGCAGTGGCTGCCGTTCGCGACCCTGATCCTGCTCACCGCGCTGCAGTCGCTCGACGAGGAGCAGAAGGAGGCGGCGGAGATGGACGGTGCCAGCGCGATCTCGACCTTCATCTACATTACGCTGCCCCACCTGGCGCGTCCGATCACGGTGGTGATCCTGATCGAGACCATCTTCCTGCTCACGGTATTCGCGGAGATTTTCGTCACCACCGGCGGCGGTCCCGGCCTGCAGACCACCAACATCGCCTTCCTGATCTACTCGCAGGCGCTGATCCAGTACGACGTCGGCAGCGCCTCGGCGGGCGGCCTGGTCGCAGTCGTGCTCGCCAATATCGTCGCGTTCTTCCTCGTTCGTATCGTCGGCCGGAATCTGGAGGCGTAA
- a CDS encoding carbohydrate ABC transporter permease: MARMVTTRRKVISTLAAWLVGFVIFFPILWMVLASFKTELEAFAIPPSFLFFHWTTENYVTVQERSDYFHHALNSIIIAGGSTLIAMFIAIPAAWSMAFSPTKRTKDVLLWMLSTKMMPPVGVLVPIYLIYRNLGLLDTRTGLIFILCLGNLPIVIWMLFTYFKEIPKDILEAARMDGATIGRELIYVLTPMAIPGLASTLLLNLILAWNEAFWTLNLSTLGAAPLTVFIASYSSPEGLFWAKLSAASTLAIAPILVLGWFSQRQLVRGLTFGAVK; encoded by the coding sequence ATGGCGCGGATGGTGACGACAAGGCGCAAGGTGATCTCGACGCTGGCAGCCTGGCTGGTCGGCTTCGTGATCTTCTTCCCGATCCTCTGGATGGTGCTGGCGAGCTTCAAGACCGAACTCGAGGCCTTCGCGATTCCGCCGTCGTTCCTGTTCTTCCACTGGACCACCGAGAACTACGTCACGGTGCAGGAGCGCAGTGACTATTTCCATCACGCGCTGAACTCGATCATCATCGCCGGCGGATCGACGCTGATCGCGATGTTTATTGCGATCCCGGCCGCCTGGTCGATGGCGTTCTCGCCGACCAAGCGGACCAAGGACGTCCTGCTCTGGATGCTGTCCACCAAGATGATGCCGCCGGTGGGCGTGCTGGTGCCGATCTATCTGATCTACCGCAATCTCGGCCTGCTCGACACCCGTACCGGGCTGATCTTCATCCTGTGCCTCGGCAACCTGCCGATTGTGATCTGGATGCTATTCACCTATTTCAAGGAGATCCCTAAGGACATCCTCGAGGCGGCGCGGATGGACGGCGCCACGATCGGGCGCGAGCTCATCTACGTGCTGACGCCGATGGCGATACCGGGACTCGCCTCGACCCTGCTGCTCAACCTGATCCTGGCCTGGAACGAGGCGTTCTGGACGCTCAATCTGTCGACGCTGGGAGCCGCGCCGCTCACCGTATTCATCGCGTCCTATTCGAGTCCGGAGGGATTGTTCTGGGCGAAATTGTCGGCGGCGTCGACGCTCGCGATCGCGCCCATTCTCGTGCTCGGCTGGTTCAGTCAGCGGCAGCTCGTCCGCGGCCTGACCTTCGGCGCGGTCAAGTAG